In Nocardia sp. NBC_01327, the genomic stretch CGTGCCGAATGGAGTGCGTTCAACTGGCCCGTCGTCCCGGACGAGCCAGCTGGCTACAAACGTCCGGATCCGCCGATTATCGAGTCCCAGGGGGAGGGCTTCGTTGATGGTCGCGAACCGCATCACGCGTGGCGGGCGGTTAGTGCCCCCTGGCCTGCGGTGATCAAGGCGTGCTACACGGTGAGTGTGTGCGGATGAAACAAGATCGGCCGGATGACCCCGCGCGGTAGGTCGGGTGATCCGGGCGCTGTTGTAGTGGACAGCGAGAGCTTCCGACGCCGAACGCTAACCGGTGAGGTGGGCCAGCGCTGCGTCTTTCAGTGCTGTGATCATTGGGTTCCGATCGTGCGCTCGGGTGACGAGTACGACCTCGCACGGCTCGATGCCATCGAGGGGCACCAAGGCGATATCGTCGCGGACGGTGGCGCGGCGGTCGCCTGCGGGGAGGATCGCGACGGAGTGACCGGTGGCGATGAGTTCGAGCTTGTCCTCGAAACTGTCCTCGATGGCGGGACCGGGTGGTGCCGGGCGGTCGCCGACGGGTCGGGGTGTGCTCCAGATCGTCGGTGTGCTCTTGCAGGCAACGAGTTCCTCGTCGGTGAGCTCATCGAAGCCGGCGGATTCCTTGCCCGCCAAGCGGTGCGTCACCGGTACGACAAGCACGCGTGATTCCTGATACAACGTCCGCACGCGCATGTGGTCTGTCGGGAAGGGGAGCGGGCGTCGGGCAATGAGCGCGTCGACCCGGCGTTCCGGGAGGGCGTGTGTGGCGTTCCAGGCGAGGTGCCGCGTGCGGATCCGCGCGTCGGGGTGGCAGCGGCGCAACGCCTGCACGGCAGACGTGATGACCAGGCCCTCGGTGTAGCCGATGGTGATCGCGCGGGGCGGGTCGGCGGCTTTGGCCGCACGTGTGGCCTGCTCGGCGGTGTGCAGTAGTTCTCGCGCATGGGAGAGGAAGGCTCGGCCGGCGTCGGTGAGGCTGCTGCCCTGTGGGGTGCGGTCGAGCAGCCGGACACCGAGCTGGTCTTCGAGGCGCTGGATCTGGCGGCTGAGCGAGGGCTGTGCCAGGTGGAGCGCGGAGGCGGCGCGCCCGAAGTTGCCGTGCTCGGCAACGACGGTGAAGTAGCGCACGAGCCGCAGGTCGAGGTCCACACGTCCAGAATAGATCGTCATACGCGTGCGGCATGACGACGTGCGAAACAGGTCTTGGACGGCGGGCGCACGTCGCCGTTGACTCGTAGGCATGGACAATTACGACGGCAAGAACATCGTGATCACCGGTGGCAGCAACGGTTTTGGTCTGACGACGGCCCAGCGGTTCGTAGATTCTGGAGCGCGAGTATTGATCACCGGCCGCACCCAGTCGACATTGGACGCGGCGCGGGAACGGTTAGGGAGCAACGCGATCGCTGTCCGCAGCGACGCGGCATCCATACCGGACATCGAGGCATTGGCGAACCGCGTGGCGGTGGAGTTCGGTCTGGTGGACGCGTTGTTTGTGAACGCGGGCGTCACCGCGTCCGCGGCGTTCGAGTCAACACCGGAGGACATGTACGACGAGCTGTTCGCGATCAACACGAAGGGGCCGTACTTCACGGTGCAGAGGCTTGCGCCACTGATGCGCGAAGGCGCCGGTGTGGTGCTGACGACGTCGGTGGTCAACGTCAAAGGCCTCGAGATGATCAGCGCTTACGCGGCGAGCAAGGCGGCTCTGCGCTCGATGACGCGATCGCTGGCGCGGGAGTTGCTGCCGCGGAAGGTGCGCGTCAACGCGGTCAGCCCCGGACCGATCGACACCGGGATCCTGGATCGGTCGATGCCGGCCGAGACGGCGGCGGCGGCGAAGGAACAGTTCCGCAGCGCGAATCCGATGCAGCGCTTCGGGCTGTCCGAGGAGATTGCCGCAGCGGTGGAGTACTTGGCGTTCGGTGCGACATTCTCGACGGGAGCAGAGTTTCCGGTGGACGGTGGGGCATCACAGCTGTAGTTGTCGGCACTGGCATCCCGACCGAACCGGTCAACGCGCTCGCGGAAGATCAACTAGCCGTGCACATCCGAGGCCGGCGGAACGCACCATATTGCCGGTTTCGTGCGAATAGACCTTCAGTGGCATCCGAGACGAGGCATGCTGAGTCTGCTCGCGCTCACGCAACCGATGGTTGCGTGAGCGCGAGCGGTGACCTACTCTTATGCAACCTAAGGTTGCGAGATTGGACATCGGCATGAAGCAGGAATCGGGCACGACAAGCACGGTGCACACCGGGCGCGGCTACTCGACGTCATACACGGTCGAGCAAGCGCCAGGGGAGGTCTTCGCCGCCATTCTGGATGTCCGCGCCTGGTGGACCGGCCAGATCGAGGGGCACGCCGACGAGCTGGGCGCCGAGTTCACCTACCGGCACCTCCCTCAGCACTACAGCCGCCAGCGCGTCGTCGAGCTCGAGCAGGGTCGCAGGGTGGTTTGGCGTGTCACCGACAGCCATCTGGAGTTCGTTTCGGAGCCGGGTGAGTGGACCGGCAGCGAAATCGTGTTCGACATCGCGCCCGCGGCCGACGGCGCTGAGCTGCGATTCACCCATGTCGGCTTGGTACCGGACGTCGAATGCTTCGGTGCGTGCTCCACGGCCTGGCTGCACTACATCAACGGCAGCCTGCACAGCCTGATCACCACGGGCGAGGGCTTGCCTGATCCGTGGTGACCGGCGGTCGGCCAGCCGGGCGGATGAGCCCGCGAGTTCATCAGCCGCGGCTGCCGGCCCCGATCGGTTCACTGACGTGAAAATGGTCCCGCCGATCAGCTGCCCTCGATCCGTAGTGAGCCATGCTGTCCACCTCGGAACGGGAGACCACCAGGAAACGCATGGGTGACAGTCTGTCTCAGAGATGGCTACGAGCGCGAACGCCCGCTATTGCCTCGACCCGCGCGTTGGTCGGCCGTCCAAACTGATTGGGCGACAGCGCCTCCTAGTGCGCGCTCATGCCGACGAGCGTGCACCCATCGACCCCAATAGTCTTACGTCTATGTCGAACTCGGCACACGCCCTCAATCTCGCAGTCGGCCCCGATGCCGATCGGGCACCGGTTGTTCTGCTGCACGGTTCACATGGCAGCGAATCCGATCTCATGTCTCTTGCCTGTGAGTTGGCACCCGGCGCGACGAGGCTCGGTGTCCGCGGAACGGTCGATATGGGCGAGGGGTATGCCTTCTTCCATCGGCTTCCAGACCGCCGGGTGGACGAGGCAGACATGGCGGCCCGGATTCCAGTGCTAGCGGAGTGCATCGAAACCGCCTGCATCAGCTGCAATCTCACCAAGCGGCCCTTCGCCATAGGCTTCTCGAACGGAGCGATCATGGCGGCGGCTCTGCTGCTGACCCGTCCCGGGCTGTTGGCCGGAGCGGTCTTGTTCCGACCGCTCTCACCATTCATCCACCCGCCTTGTCGCCGCATGAACGGCACGCCGGTCCTGATCATCGATTGCGCGCAAGACACCCGCAGATCACCGGGAGATGGTTCAAGACTGGCCGAGCAGCTCAGTGCTGCTGGAGCGCTCGTGGCCCACCACGTGTTGCCAGTAGGACATATGGTGACTGCCGAGGACAGCGAGATAGCGCGCGAATGGCTTCGGGTGTTTGAACTTTGATCAAGGCAGGTCGTCCACTCTCGTCGTCGGCGCGAAGCACCCTGGTGAAGGAGACGGTTGTGCAACGTTGCCGCAGACACCCCGCTCACTCCTCGGCGCGGTAAGATCGGCGCAGGTAAACACCTCATTCAGCGAGGAGTGGACATCATGGCTGAGACCAACCCCAAAGAATCCGTACAGCCACAGTCACGTTTGGAGCCGGTCGACTCGGAGGAGTTCGACATTCAGATGGAGGACTATCCGGCTGTTCACGGCACCTCGGTTGACATTCCGGAGCCGATCATCGTGCGGGAATGGAAATAGTCCGACACACGAACGGACCCCTCGGCATAGGTGAACGACCATCTGCCGAGTGGTGCTGAGCTAGCGAACAGCCGCTCTTCCTGGTTACAGGGAGTGCGGCTGCTCGGTGATCCGTACGTCCTAGCGCTCGATGGTGGCAATCACCTCGCGTGTAGTCAGCACGGTGTATTCCCCGCTGGGGACTTCGACTTTGACGCCGCCATAGCGCGAATCATTCACCCTGACTGGGTATTTCATTGCCTCAGGCGCACACATGGACGTGATGGCCGATCGGCTGGCGAGCCATCCCGAAGTTCAGAGATTCCGTCGGCGCCGAACGCGGGCTCATTCCGCGACCCGCGCGTTGGTCGGGCCCCTTTGAATCTCGATCCATGAGCATCGCCACCGGCGAAGCCGGTGAAGTCGTCACTCTCCAGCCTGGTCCGGTAGTGACACTCGACATCCAGCGGATCGAGACCGAGGACGAAAACGCGGACGTTTTCACGATCGCCTACGCCGCTTCCGAGCTCGTCTTCACACTGCCGGCCGCCGCGGACGGAGCATCTCAGTTAGTAGCGGCCGCCGATGCGTCCGACAAGAGTTCGTGGTGGGCGATCGAAGCGGCCCCTAGTTCCACCCTCCGGAATACGTATACGATCCGCTGCTTCAGCCAGGACGACTGCTATCTGACCGCGCAGGCGCCCTTCCCCGGCGCGGCTGCGGTTTCGTCCGCCACGAGCTTTCCATGGTTAATCACGCAACTGAAAGGGTGATCGTCTGCATCGCTCCAGGCTGGAGCGGTGCAGACACGGGGCCGCTGCACGACGATTTTCGCCGGGCAGCTCTCGGCCCCTGATCGGGAAGTCGGCTTCTGCAAGATCGAGAGGTCCGATCAGTGCCTGGGATGCTGCGCCATCGCAGAATCAGCCGTTCGCCAGGCTCCTGGCGATAACAAGCCGCTGAATCTGGTTGGTGCCCTCGAAGATCTGGGTGATCTCTCAGGCGATCGCGCCGACGTTTGGGGGCATACACGAAATACGCGCTGAGCTGGGCATTGGTCTCTTCCGGCTTCTGTCCAGTTCTATGGTGTTCCGTGACTGCCACGGCCTGTAGACGGCCTGGGCCAGCCTTCGGGATGATCGTTCTGCTATCGAGCCGGACTCGGCGCTGGACGGTTCCTGGATTGTGGGTTGCCCTGAAGCACAAGACCAAACTCTTGGCGTGTCGCGGCAGTGACACGCCGACGAGTTTGAGCCGTGCGCGAACTGTTGGCAACCTCTCTTTCGGGAGGTTCTTGATGTCTCTCAGGGGTACCCGGTAATGCCGCGATCATAGGTGTAATCGACGGTGGCTCAACTGGTTTGGGTGATGTGAAGAGCCCCGCGAGAACCCTGTATTTCCTGGGAGTTCCCGGATTTTGGGAAGCGAACTTACACCGAATCGTGGATCCCGATTCCCGTGAGTTCCCTCGGGGCGACCGTCTGCTTCTCTAGCGGTGTAAGGGAATTGAGCTGAGCCGATGGACAGCTGTTGCGCGCGCCGTCTACGGCATCCAGCTCAGCCGGTCTGCTGCCGGTGCCTCTGCGGGGCTCGATTGCCTCACTGTGTCTAATAATGAAGTAGAGGGTCAGTAGCATTCAGCAGACGTCCTCATTTACCCGAAGGGAACTCCGTTCATGGCACGCAAGGTCGTTGTGACTCTCGTTGATGACTTCGATGGAAAGTCCGAGGCGGAGGAGACGGTGTCGTTCGCGCTCGACGGTGTTGAATACGAGATGGATCTGTCGGGCTTGAACGCCAAGCAGCTGCGGGGCGAGCTCGAGCAGTGGACTGCGCACGCCCGCAAGGTGGGTCGAGCGCCGCGCGGTAAGAGCGGTGCGGCCCGTCCGGCCGTTGATCGTGAACAGAGTGCCGCCATCCGGGAGTGGGCACGGAAGAACGGGCATGAGGTGTCGAGCCGCGGCCGGATTCAGGCGGGCATCGTTGCGGCGTATCACAACGCGAGCAAGTAGGAAGTAGGTGCTCCTGCACCAGCTTCGGCCTGGGTGAGGCTCCGGGTGCGTGGTCTGCCTCAGCCTCGGATGTGGCTGGATCGGGAGTTGCCTGGTTCGGGAGTTCCCTCTAGATGTCTGGCTGGCTCGGACGGTCGGCGCAACGTCATTGCTCTCCGTGGCGATGCGTCAGGTGCCGGGTCTCGACCGGCTCTTGTGATTCCGGTGGTTGCTGAGTGGTGGAAGGGTTGGACTGTGGCCTACCCGAGACTGTCCAAGGGGCAGAACTCGCCGCTGCCAGGTCATACTTGCCGCGTCTACGCAAGCATCGAATGGGCGGACTCGACGTTCGAGGTCGACATGTCGGCCCTGCTACTCGGGGCGGATGGAAAGGTGTTCTCGGACAGGGATTTTGTCTTCTACAACCAACCTGTGTCGCCGGACGGCTCGGTGCGGTTTCTGGGCGGCACGGAAACTGGCGGGGGCTCGCATGCCCGCATCTCGATCGATCTCTCGGCGGTTCCGGGCCGTGTTCAGACAGTGGCCCTGGCGGGAAGTCTCGCTTCCGGCACCTTCGGGGCGCTCGGTGAGCTCAGGTTCATCGTCGTCGATGGAGCGGGTCAGGCGTTGGCGGAGTACATCATCGCTGACGCCACCACCGAATCGGCACTGCAATTCGGTGAGGTCTACCGGCGCGGCGGCGGATGGAAGATCCGCGCGGTCGGACAGGGCTGGACATCCGGGCTGGCCGGTCTGGCAACGGATTTCGGTGTCGAGATCGACCACGATCCGGAAGCTGAGTCGATTCAGTCGCCAGTTCCTTCGACGGGCGTCAGTGGCTCCGAACAGGCTGGCAGCGCGGCAACCAGGCGGCGAGCTATAGGTAGTCCGTATCGGTTGTGGACCCAGGCGCGAACATACTGTGACTATGACATCACCGTCGAACAGCGGCATCTGCCGGCGATTCGAAACCTGTATCCGCAGGACTTCTCTGTGAAAGACCGAGAACAGACGCGTGATGTCGAGTTGGTTCCGGAACCGGAAGGCGCGCAAGGCCCGTGGGCGATATCGGTTCGATCTGCCGGACGGACGATCGGCTATCTCGGAGCTGGCGAAGCCCGGAAATGGGCAGGAGTCATCAGACGGATCGTCGCATCAGGATTCATGCCGACGACCTCCGGTCGAATTTGGGCGAACGAGTAAGACGGCTGGGACGGTATCGAATTCGACGCGAACATACGGATCGCTCTGGGCAGTCCCAGCGACGCTGTTCCTCTGAACGACCCGCCCCCGATTCCGTACACGATGCTGCCGCGGTCCGCGATCGTGCAGGTGACGAAGGAGGACGAGCACTTCGACGTGTTGCTGAAGCATGTCCCCGCGCAGGGATACGGACTGCTGTTCGTCACACTGGAAGAGAATGTGCCGGAAGGAAATCGGGCGAAGTCCCACGTCGAGATCCGCATCGACGGTGAACGAGTAGGGCAACTGACCCCACAGATGAGCCAGCGTTTCCTGCCGATGATCCGGCATCTGCGGAAGCGGGCTGGCGACTGCCTGTTGGAGCGACATCACTGGCTCGGCCGTCGCTGCTAAACTCCGCATCGACGCGATCAAAGCCAACCAAGCGAAACCAGAATTGCTGAACGGGCCGCCGATCACCATCGCCAAGCTGCGGCCGTCATTGCCGGACCCACTCGCATACGACCTGTCTGCGATGCGGTCGGCCCTCAGACCGCTTCCGCTGGTTCGTCCCACCACACCATCGATACCCCTCGAGCCGCCGGACGGGTCGCTAGTGCGCTTCGACAAAGGCGGTGGCCATTACAACTATGTCGCGGTGCGCCGAGGAGATGCGTGGGAAACCACCGCGACGGGCAATGGGGGATCGATCAACGAAGTAATGCCATGGGCGAACTTGGCATCACGAGTCCGAAAGTTCGATATCGCAACCGCATGGGACCGGGTCGATCGACGTGGCGACTGCGAGTCCGCGAACACCGGGCCGCCGTGCGATTCACGATCGGCGACATTGACTTCGCTGCTGTCAATATTCGCACCGACGAGCGCGAGGACGGCGACTGGTACACGACAGTCACTGAGCAAGGTGAGCAGCAGTTGCCTCTCGGTCACCGCGCGATATGGTCCGAGATAGCGAGCAATGGGCACCGTATTCAAGTGGTTACCATTTGGGCGCCACTCAACTAGTCTTCCCTCACCATGGCCAGCGGTGATCGGATTATGTCCCTGCCTGCGCGGTGGTCGTCGATGGAGTTGTTTCAGTACCGTTCGAAGATCTGCTGGCGCGCTGCCTGGTAGATAGGGCTTTTTTGCTGGTAAGGATAGGTTTTGACGTCTAGTTGGCTCGTGCTGGAATCACTGGGCGTTCGAACAGATCACGGAAGATCGGCCTGAATAAGTTCGCGAAAACGTCTGCGGCGATCGAGTGGCCTTCGGTGTGTCGTTGAGCGGCACGCCGAAGTAGTTGCAATGTCGGCAACTTCTGGGCAAATATGTTTGCGGTTGGGTACTTCGGCCAGGCTCGAGGTGCTGGAGAAGTGCCCGTGGCGGCGGCGCTCGCAGAAATGTGGCCGATGGTTGATGAATCAGAATAACTGGGGCCTGAGGCACCGGTTGCCGACCGGCCTGCCGGATAAGGGCGGCCGGCAAGGCGTTACAGGTATGAAGGGACGCCCGTCGTGGCCACCGGTGATCCGGTGGCCACGACGGGCGTCTCCCGGGACGCACCGACTACTTTGCAGCCGGGCGTGCCTACCGGTATTCCGGATTCTCGTAGTCGAACCGGCAACCGGCGTTCCATTCCGAGCGCTGATTGCCGTGCGCGGGGATTCCGTTGTTGTCCTTGAGCATTCGGGCCAGATGCAGCAGGTTCCAGGTCATGAAGGTGGTGTTGCGATTGGTGAAATCGTTGTCGGGGCCGCCGGAGCCCGCATCCAGGTAGGAGGGGCCGGGTCCGGCCTCGCCGATCCAGCCGGCGTCGGCCTGCGGCGGGATGGTGTAGCCCAGGTGCTGCAGGCTGTAGAGGATGTTCATGGCGCAGTGTTTGACGCCGTCCTCGTTACCGGTGAT encodes the following:
- a CDS encoding alpha/beta hydrolase — translated: MSNSAHALNLAVGPDADRAPVVLLHGSHGSESDLMSLACELAPGATRLGVRGTVDMGEGYAFFHRLPDRRVDEADMAARIPVLAECIETACISCNLTKRPFAIGFSNGAIMAAALLLTRPGLLAGAVLFRPLSPFIHPPCRRMNGTPVLIIDCAQDTRRSPGDGSRLAEQLSAAGALVAHHVLPVGHMVTAEDSEIAREWLRVFEL
- a CDS encoding SRPBCC family protein, translated to MDIGMKQESGTTSTVHTGRGYSTSYTVEQAPGEVFAAILDVRAWWTGQIEGHADELGAEFTYRHLPQHYSRQRVVELEQGRRVVWRVTDSHLEFVSEPGEWTGSEIVFDIAPAADGAELRFTHVGLVPDVECFGACSTAWLHYINGSLHSLITTGEGLPDPW
- a CDS encoding SDR family oxidoreductase translates to MDNYDGKNIVITGGSNGFGLTTAQRFVDSGARVLITGRTQSTLDAARERLGSNAIAVRSDAASIPDIEALANRVAVEFGLVDALFVNAGVTASAAFESTPEDMYDELFAINTKGPYFTVQRLAPLMREGAGVVLTTSVVNVKGLEMISAYAASKAALRSMTRSLARELLPRKVRVNAVSPGPIDTGILDRSMPAETAAAAKEQFRSANPMQRFGLSEEIAAAVEYLAFGATFSTGAEFPVDGGASQL
- a CDS encoding histone-like nucleoid-structuring protein Lsr2 is translated as MARKVVVTLVDDFDGKSEAEETVSFALDGVEYEMDLSGLNAKQLRGELEQWTAHARKVGRAPRGKSGAARPAVDREQSAAIREWARKNGHEVSSRGRIQAGIVAAYHNASK
- a CDS encoding TerD family protein encodes the protein MAYPRLSKGQNSPLPGHTCRVYASIEWADSTFEVDMSALLLGADGKVFSDRDFVFYNQPVSPDGSVRFLGGTETGGGSHARISIDLSAVPGRVQTVALAGSLASGTFGALGELRFIVVDGAGQALAEYIIADATTESALQFGEVYRRGGGWKIRAVGQGWTSGLAGLATDFGVEIDHDPEAESIQSPVPSTGVSGSEQAGSAATRRRAIGSPYRLWTQARTYCDYDITVEQRHLPAIRNLYPQDFSVKDREQTRDVELVPEPEGAQGPWAISVRSAGRTIGYLGAGEARKWAGVIRRIVASGFMPTTSGRIWANE
- a CDS encoding LysR family transcriptional regulator; translation: MTIYSGRVDLDLRLVRYFTVVAEHGNFGRAASALHLAQPSLSRQIQRLEDQLGVRLLDRTPQGSSLTDAGRAFLSHARELLHTAEQATRAAKAADPPRAITIGYTEGLVITSAVQALRRCHPDARIRTRHLAWNATHALPERRVDALIARRPLPFPTDHMRVRTLYQESRVLVVPVTHRLAGKESAGFDELTDEELVACKSTPTIWSTPRPVGDRPAPPGPAIEDSFEDKLELIATGHSVAILPAGDRRATVRDDIALVPLDGIEPCEVVLVTRAHDRNPMITALKDAALAHLTG